Proteins from a genomic interval of Crassostrea angulata isolate pt1a10 chromosome 7, ASM2561291v2, whole genome shotgun sequence:
- the LOC128191534 gene encoding protein tumorous imaginal discs, mitochondrial-like isoform X3, protein MATLRQACRRWPLRKLGVSEKSGLFSNCSTENACAVSACAFTSLSKLHQTGDQHRVVVKRSEFLQRKSFHTSSLDFKEDYYKILGVSKSADQKEIKKAYYKLAKKYHPDVNKENKEAAKKFQEVAEAYEVLSDNSKRRQYDTYGQTGGAQGGGQGFQGFSGAYGGQAGFRGQHVDPEELFRNIFGDNFNFKNFSESDEFESTQYGFAQAQEFYLDLTFEEAARGVNKSVKMNVIDECPKCYGRKAEPGSSAETCPQCNGTGMETINTGPFVMRSTCRKCHGQRKIISRKCTECKGKGNIILPKNVNIPVPAGVEHGQTIRLKVGKQELFVTLQVAKSNVFRREGADVHSEVSISLSQAVLGGTVRVPGVYEELHLKIPAGTQSHDRIRVAGKGITRVNSFGHGDHYVHFKIKIPRTLTADQKALIMAYAELDKEVNGSVEGIVKTNKEGRSQNSERPTSDTVDNEGEDDDGILSKIKRKIFG, encoded by the exons ATGGCGACCCTCAGACAGGCATGCCGACGTTGGCCACTGAGAAAACTCGGTGTGTCAGAGAAAAgtggtttgttttccaattgttCGACCGAAAATGCGTGTGCTGTTTCTGCTTGCGCCTTTACATCACTCTCCAAACTGCATCAGACCGGTGACCAACACAGAG TAGTTGTGAAGAGGAGTGAATTTCTCCAAAGAAAATCTTTCCACACCTCTTCACTTGACTTTAAAGAGGACTACTACAAAATCCTAGGAGTCTCCAAATCTGCAGATCAAAAGGAAATCAAGAAGGCATATTATAAG ttggCAAAGAAATACCATCCTGAtgtgaataaagaaaacaaagaggCTGCAAAAAAGTTCCAGGAGGTTGCAGAGGCATATGAG GTGCTGAGTGATAATTCCAAGCGTAGGCAGTACGATACTTATGGACAGACTGGTGGGGCCCAGGGAGGGGGCCAAGGATTTCAGGGGTTTAGCGGAGCCTATGGGGGTCAAGCTG gTTTCCGAGGCCAACATGTTGATCCAGAAGAATTATTCAGAAACATTTTTGgagataattttaatttcaagaacTTTTCTGAAAGTGATGAGTTTGAAAGCACTCAATATGGATTTGCACAGGCACAGGAG TTTTACCTGGATCTGACTTTTGAGGAAGCAGCTCGAGGGGTAAACAAATCGGTGAAGATGAACGTAATTGACGAATGTCCTAAATGTTACGGCAGGAAAGCAGAACCAGGGTCCTCAGCCGAAACATGTCCCCAGTGCAATGGCACAGGGATG GAAACCATCAACACAGGACCTTTTGTGATGAGGTCAACTTGTAGAAAATGTCACGGCCAGAGAAAAATCATTTCCAGGAAATGTACGGAGTGTAAGGGGAAAGGGAACATTATCCTCCCCAAAAATGTCAACATCCCAGTACCAGCAG GTGTTGAGCATGGTcaaacgattcgattaaaagTGGGAAAACAAGAATTATTTGTCACATTACAA GTTGCCAAAAGTAATGTATTCCGGCGAGAAGGTGCTGACGTTCATTCAGAGGTCTCCATTAGTCTTTCACAAGCTGTTTTAGGAGGAACCGTTAGGGTTCCAGGAGTGTATGAAGAGTTACACCTTAAG atCCCAGCTGGCACCCAATCGCATGACAGAATACGAGTTGCTGGTAAAGGAATCACCAGGGTCAACAGTTTCGGCCATGGCGACCATtatgttcatttcaaaataaaaattcctaG gacTTTGACAGCAGATCAAAAGGCATTAATTATGGCCTATGCTGAGCTGGATAAAGAGGTCAATGGGTCAGTGGAAGGCATAGTGAAAACTAACAAAG aGGGAAGGTCTCAAAATTCAGAAAGACCAACTAGTGATACTGTTGATAATGAAGGTGAAGACGATGATGGAATTCTGagtaaaataaagagaaaaatatttgGATGA
- the LOC128191534 gene encoding protein tumorous imaginal discs, mitochondrial-like isoform X2 produces the protein MATLRQACRRWPLRKLGVSEKSGLFSNCSTENACAVSACAFTSLSKLHQTGDQHRVVKRSEFLQRKSFHTSSLDFKEDYYKILGVSKSADQKEIKKAYYKLAKKYHPDVNKENKEAAKKFQEVAEAYEVLSDNSKRRQYDTYGQTGGAQGGGQGFQGFSGAYGGQAGFRGQHVDPEELFRNIFGDNFNFKNFSESDEFESTQYGFAQAQEFYLDLTFEEAARGVNKSVKMNVIDECPKCYGRKAEPGSSAETCPQCNGTGMETINTGPFVMRSTCRKCHGQRKIISRKCTECKGKGNIILPKNVNIPVPAGVEHGQTIRLKVGKQELFVTLQVAKSNVFRREGADVHSEVSISLSQAVLGGTVRVPGVYEELHLKIPAGTQSHDRIRVAGKGITRVNSFGHGDHYVHFKIKIPRTLTADQKALIMAYAELDKEVNGSVEGIVKTNKGAQAIDNPLVRSILEALHKEKGSEEEDQDKKGPSQTFSSKHSSKGKKSSSVS, from the exons ATGGCGACCCTCAGACAGGCATGCCGACGTTGGCCACTGAGAAAACTCGGTGTGTCAGAGAAAAgtggtttgttttccaattgttCGACCGAAAATGCGTGTGCTGTTTCTGCTTGCGCCTTTACATCACTCTCCAAACTGCATCAGACCGGTGACCAACACAGAG TTGTGAAGAGGAGTGAATTTCTCCAAAGAAAATCTTTCCACACCTCTTCACTTGACTTTAAAGAGGACTACTACAAAATCCTAGGAGTCTCCAAATCTGCAGATCAAAAGGAAATCAAGAAGGCATATTATAAG ttggCAAAGAAATACCATCCTGAtgtgaataaagaaaacaaagaggCTGCAAAAAAGTTCCAGGAGGTTGCAGAGGCATATGAG GTGCTGAGTGATAATTCCAAGCGTAGGCAGTACGATACTTATGGACAGACTGGTGGGGCCCAGGGAGGGGGCCAAGGATTTCAGGGGTTTAGCGGAGCCTATGGGGGTCAAGCTG gTTTCCGAGGCCAACATGTTGATCCAGAAGAATTATTCAGAAACATTTTTGgagataattttaatttcaagaacTTTTCTGAAAGTGATGAGTTTGAAAGCACTCAATATGGATTTGCACAGGCACAGGAG TTTTACCTGGATCTGACTTTTGAGGAAGCAGCTCGAGGGGTAAACAAATCGGTGAAGATGAACGTAATTGACGAATGTCCTAAATGTTACGGCAGGAAAGCAGAACCAGGGTCCTCAGCCGAAACATGTCCCCAGTGCAATGGCACAGGGATG GAAACCATCAACACAGGACCTTTTGTGATGAGGTCAACTTGTAGAAAATGTCACGGCCAGAGAAAAATCATTTCCAGGAAATGTACGGAGTGTAAGGGGAAAGGGAACATTATCCTCCCCAAAAATGTCAACATCCCAGTACCAGCAG GTGTTGAGCATGGTcaaacgattcgattaaaagTGGGAAAACAAGAATTATTTGTCACATTACAA GTTGCCAAAAGTAATGTATTCCGGCGAGAAGGTGCTGACGTTCATTCAGAGGTCTCCATTAGTCTTTCACAAGCTGTTTTAGGAGGAACCGTTAGGGTTCCAGGAGTGTATGAAGAGTTACACCTTAAG atCCCAGCTGGCACCCAATCGCATGACAGAATACGAGTTGCTGGTAAAGGAATCACCAGGGTCAACAGTTTCGGCCATGGCGACCATtatgttcatttcaaaataaaaattcctaG gacTTTGACAGCAGATCAAAAGGCATTAATTATGGCCTATGCTGAGCTGGATAAAGAGGTCAATGGGTCAGTGGAAGGCATAGTGAAAACTAACAAAG GAGCACAGGCAATTGATAACCCTCTGGTGAGGAGCATCCTGGAAGCCCTACATAAAGAAAAAGGCTCAGAGGAGGAGGACCAAGATAAGAAAGGCCCCTCACAGACATTTTCTAGCAAGCATTCTTCCAAAGGCAAAAAGAGCTCTTCTGTGTCATAG
- the LOC128191534 gene encoding protein tumorous imaginal discs, mitochondrial-like isoform X1 encodes MATLRQACRRWPLRKLGVSEKSGLFSNCSTENACAVSACAFTSLSKLHQTGDQHRVVVKRSEFLQRKSFHTSSLDFKEDYYKILGVSKSADQKEIKKAYYKLAKKYHPDVNKENKEAAKKFQEVAEAYEVLSDNSKRRQYDTYGQTGGAQGGGQGFQGFSGAYGGQAGFRGQHVDPEELFRNIFGDNFNFKNFSESDEFESTQYGFAQAQEFYLDLTFEEAARGVNKSVKMNVIDECPKCYGRKAEPGSSAETCPQCNGTGMETINTGPFVMRSTCRKCHGQRKIISRKCTECKGKGNIILPKNVNIPVPAGVEHGQTIRLKVGKQELFVTLQVAKSNVFRREGADVHSEVSISLSQAVLGGTVRVPGVYEELHLKIPAGTQSHDRIRVAGKGITRVNSFGHGDHYVHFKIKIPRTLTADQKALIMAYAELDKEVNGSVEGIVKTNKGAQAIDNPLVRSILEALHKEKGSEEEDQDKKGPSQTFSSKHSSKGKKSSSVS; translated from the exons ATGGCGACCCTCAGACAGGCATGCCGACGTTGGCCACTGAGAAAACTCGGTGTGTCAGAGAAAAgtggtttgttttccaattgttCGACCGAAAATGCGTGTGCTGTTTCTGCTTGCGCCTTTACATCACTCTCCAAACTGCATCAGACCGGTGACCAACACAGAG TAGTTGTGAAGAGGAGTGAATTTCTCCAAAGAAAATCTTTCCACACCTCTTCACTTGACTTTAAAGAGGACTACTACAAAATCCTAGGAGTCTCCAAATCTGCAGATCAAAAGGAAATCAAGAAGGCATATTATAAG ttggCAAAGAAATACCATCCTGAtgtgaataaagaaaacaaagaggCTGCAAAAAAGTTCCAGGAGGTTGCAGAGGCATATGAG GTGCTGAGTGATAATTCCAAGCGTAGGCAGTACGATACTTATGGACAGACTGGTGGGGCCCAGGGAGGGGGCCAAGGATTTCAGGGGTTTAGCGGAGCCTATGGGGGTCAAGCTG gTTTCCGAGGCCAACATGTTGATCCAGAAGAATTATTCAGAAACATTTTTGgagataattttaatttcaagaacTTTTCTGAAAGTGATGAGTTTGAAAGCACTCAATATGGATTTGCACAGGCACAGGAG TTTTACCTGGATCTGACTTTTGAGGAAGCAGCTCGAGGGGTAAACAAATCGGTGAAGATGAACGTAATTGACGAATGTCCTAAATGTTACGGCAGGAAAGCAGAACCAGGGTCCTCAGCCGAAACATGTCCCCAGTGCAATGGCACAGGGATG GAAACCATCAACACAGGACCTTTTGTGATGAGGTCAACTTGTAGAAAATGTCACGGCCAGAGAAAAATCATTTCCAGGAAATGTACGGAGTGTAAGGGGAAAGGGAACATTATCCTCCCCAAAAATGTCAACATCCCAGTACCAGCAG GTGTTGAGCATGGTcaaacgattcgattaaaagTGGGAAAACAAGAATTATTTGTCACATTACAA GTTGCCAAAAGTAATGTATTCCGGCGAGAAGGTGCTGACGTTCATTCAGAGGTCTCCATTAGTCTTTCACAAGCTGTTTTAGGAGGAACCGTTAGGGTTCCAGGAGTGTATGAAGAGTTACACCTTAAG atCCCAGCTGGCACCCAATCGCATGACAGAATACGAGTTGCTGGTAAAGGAATCACCAGGGTCAACAGTTTCGGCCATGGCGACCATtatgttcatttcaaaataaaaattcctaG gacTTTGACAGCAGATCAAAAGGCATTAATTATGGCCTATGCTGAGCTGGATAAAGAGGTCAATGGGTCAGTGGAAGGCATAGTGAAAACTAACAAAG GAGCACAGGCAATTGATAACCCTCTGGTGAGGAGCATCCTGGAAGCCCTACATAAAGAAAAAGGCTCAGAGGAGGAGGACCAAGATAAGAAAGGCCCCTCACAGACATTTTCTAGCAAGCATTCTTCCAAAGGCAAAAAGAGCTCTTCTGTGTCATAG
- the LOC128191533 gene encoding protein arginine N-methyltransferase 9-like, whose amino-acid sequence MATRSLGNITLINAKSYCSSGNFRNSFAHYVLYLKLNPDKVSEMLNEFVYVMKEFSEQLERESKIEELFRCYKVVNEIISDSEVILNNIGAQLFRIGYTDEAAMYIRKSLEINPEYTAARENLDNICCHLVERWHFRMLNDVNRNAAFLSALQKAAKLGFTSVLDMGAGTGILSIFAKEAKFRDVYACERSSTMCDLIERVVVANQCQDDITIIAKNSTELISGTDFPERVDLLVTETFDAALFGEHVIPSLIHAWENILHPETGKVIPERATVYVCAIESEKLRLQNRFVYPGIQNLNFNHINIVCNTSQFLEEPYSTENLHNLSGHLKFLSEPIPLTTVNFNDVQMLKRLDKGVNFDLEIPIKLSGRLDALAVWFDLHLNQDITLTTNPSTPNCWEQAIFPVIPPNSPSCNADEKGSIIQKQGDKIQTVFSLNQNSLHLQSWMKIETGKPRIPQENHGHCSNEEAEKVFYLDRDEVFLLNNLHWNKLQCRVLEQIKAHHPKKDLSLLDFSTSFSPISLQMGCHGYPNGTVIMKSEFHDLYQTLQRSNDLSQLSFDLLDTDTDTWQGLARKHDVILCNPVELCGALRQQIFEDLEILKLTCLETTGKIVPGIIRVNAMCIESESLMSDSAVLGDDVTLGFRIAEFINMYQSTLHVDVDLTSLDHVRLTDPFQLFTIDLNEKLDDGPSSFLDMKRSVNVVATDTGHVTAVIYWFEFVLCDGITISTLESVLPWRQAAVMMKSCDIDLVCGQQIKVTGSLKNSCLGISVDCDLSEGS is encoded by the exons atggcCACGAGGAGTTTAGGGAATATTACCTTAATCAACGCGAAATCGTATTGTAGCAGTGGTAATTTTAGGAATTCGTTTGCTCATTATGTATTATATCTGAAATTAAATCCAGATAAAGTGAGCGAGATGTTAAACGAATTTGTTTATGTGATGAAAGAATTCTCAGAGCAGTTGGAAAGAGAAAGTAAAATAGAGGAATTATTCCGATGTTACAAAGttgtaaatgaaattatatcCGATAGTGAAGTCATTCTGAACAACATCGGAGCTCAACTTTTTCG AATTGGATACACTGATGAAGCTGCTATGTACATCCGAAAATCCCTCGAAATTAACCCCGAGTACACGGCAGCCAGGGAGAACTTGGATAATATTTGTTGTCATCTGGTTGAGCGATGGCACTTTAGAATGCTGAACGATGTCAACAGAAACGCAGCGTTTTTATCTGCTCTTCAGAAGGCAGCCAAACTTGGTTTCACCAGTGTGCTAGATATGGGTGCTGGGACTGGAATTTTAAG TATATTTGCTAAAGAAGCCAAATTTAGGGATGTGTATGCTTGTGAGAGATCAAGTACCATGTGCGATTTAATAGAGAGAGTTGTCGTTGCAAATCAGTGCCAAGATGATATCACCATCATTGCAAAAAATTCAACAGAGTTGATTTCAGGAACAGATTTTCCtgaaag AGTAGACTTGCTAGTGACGGAAACATTTGATGCTGCCTTGTTCGGTGAACATGTGATTCCCTCTTTAATCCACGCCTGGGAAAACATACTGCATCCA GAAACTGGGAAAGTGATCCCAGAGAGAGCCACTGTGTATGTCTGTGCCATTGAGAGCGAGAAATTGAGACTTCAAAACAG ATTTGTATATCCAGGAATTCAGAATCTTAATTTCAACCACATCAATATTGTATGTAATACTTCCCAGTTCCTTGAGGAGCCTTATTCCACAGAAAATCTGCACAACTTGTCTGGTCATCTGAAATTCCTGTCTGAGCCCATCCCCCTCACAACTGTCAATTTTAATGATGTTCAG ATGCTGAAAAGACTTGATAAAGGAGTTAATTTTGATTTGGAAATTCCCATCAAATTGTCAGGCAGACTTGATGCTCTGGCTGTGTGGTTTGATCTCCATTTGAATCAGGACATCACCCTTACGACCAACCCGTCCACCCCAAACTGCTGGGAACAAGCAATATTTCCAGTGATACCCCCGAACTCACCCAGCTGTAATGCAG ATGAAAAAGGAAGCATTATTCAGAAGCAGGGAGACAAAATTCAAACTGTCTTTAGCCTCAATCAGAATAGTCTGCATCTGCAGTCATGGATGAAAATTGAAACCGGGAAACCGCGAATCCCCCAGGAGAATCACGGACACTGCAGCAATGAGGAAGCAGAGAAGGTGTTTTACTTGGATAGAGACGAAGTCTTTCTTTTGAATAATCTCCATTGGAATAAACTGCAGTGTAGAGTCTTAGAACAAATTAAAGCTCACCATCCAAAGAAAGACTTGTCTCTGCTGGATTTTTCCACCTCATTCTCTCCCATCAGCCTTCAAATGGGTTGTCATGGTTACCCAAACGGAACAGTTATCATGAAGTcagaatttcatgatttgtatCAAACTTTACAGCGTTCAAATGATCTATCTCAGTTGAGCTTTGACTTGTTGGATACGGATACCGACACCTGGCAGGGTTTAGCCAGGAAACACGACGTCATTCTCTGTAATCCAGTGGAACTGTGTGGAGCATTGAGACAacagatttttgaagatttggaGATTCTGAA GCTGACTTGCTTAGAGACAACTGGAAAGATTGTTCCAGGGATTATACGAGTCAATGCCATGTGCATCGAGTCCGAGAGCCTGATGTCTGACAGTGCAGTGCTGGGAGATGACGTGACGTTAGGATTTCGTATTGCTGAATTCATTAATATGTACCAG TCTACTTTACATGTGGATGTCGACTTAACCAGTCTGGATCATGTACGACTCACAGATCCATTTCAACTTTTTACAATTGACTTAAATGAAAAGCTTGATGACGGCCCGTCATCATTTCTGGACATGAAACGTAGTGTAAATGTGGTTGCTACGGATACAGGCCATGTGACTGCAGTCATATACTGGTTCGAGTTTGTTCTATGCGATGGGATAACAATCTCAACATTAGAGTCTGTGTTACCATGGAGACAAGCAGCTGTGATGATGAAGTCATGTGATATTGACCTTGTGTGTGGACAACAGATCAAAGTGACTGGCTCTCTGAAAAACAGTTGTTTAGGGATTTCAGTCGATTGTGACCTCAGTGAGGGAAGTTAG
- the LOC128191545 gene encoding uncharacterized protein LOC128191545 — MPVIEPPSEFDEKDEPKVTAGIFDIGQKIGVNSEMRRELSAMTPFSVIAAFASIAYINVLKRRPIYTGMATKGLGFAVAAAFFVESLRTINYKRYTRRHKMVELYYEEYKDELPHIGPGPKKYGEILGDWSCSRM, encoded by the exons ATGCCTGTTATAGAGCCACCGAGCGAATTCGACGAGAAAGATGAACCAAAAGTCACAGCTGGTATCTTTGATATTGGCCAAAAAATTGGTGTGAACTCTGAAATGAGAAGAGAGCTGTCGGCAATGACACCATTTTCAGTAATTGCTGCATTTGCAAGCATTGCTTATATCAACGTTTTGAAAAGAAGGCCAATCTACACTG GTATGGCAACAAAAGGATTGGGTTTCGCTGTTGCTGCGGCTTTCTTTGTGGAGTCCCTCAGAACCATAAACTACAAGAGATACACCAGACGACACAAAATGGTAGAACTATACTATGAAGAATACAAAGATGAACTGCCTCATATCG gtCCTGGCCCAAAGAAGTATGGTGAAATACTTGGAGACTGGTCCTGTTCTAGAATGTGA